From Verrucomicrobiota bacterium, the proteins below share one genomic window:
- a CDS encoding alpha amylase C-terminal domain-containing protein, with product MPVELLTDAGQCAPACYPQRVGAMATQRAAPPVRKFSRHQFWLIRLALIGLFAWDPALGLAQSSRPGMGSIPYADAAGTGVTFRVWAPHAASVNVPGTFNGWSTTANPLVQEGLSGLWSADIPAARAGHEYKYFINGSYWWKDPRSRKVTYSGYDSPGANSIIYDPGAFDWMGDARLAVNAPNLVIYEMHVGTFHDPTPASGGPGKFMDAIAKLDHLSALGVNAVELLPIAEFPGDNSWGYNPADLYAVENSGYGGPDGLKSFVRAAHGRGIRVLLDVVHNHWGPTDFELFGFDTGSANRFYVYTNSGICCTAWGNRPNYANEGVRSFIIDNIRMWQDEYHVDGFRWDAVGAMRHYDPGYVSIPEADTLIQYINSAVIDSNSISIAEDDSSGMDFDAQWNTGFGDTLIAQVTKTSDADRDMNVLSAVMSGAGFARVLYSESHDLVGDLNGPANQRLPKRIDPATPDSYWARKRSMLAAATVLTTPGIPMLFMGQELLEVNQFGTGNPLQWSRTNTYAGVLEFYRDLIQLRRNLDGVSLGLTGPNLTWHVVRDDTTYKLLAFHRWGAGPNDQVMVVLNFANTVIPSYWISGWPADGVWYANLNSDSTRYGSDFGNLGSARVTVSGGSGEIAIGPYSVLILSRQDLAAAVNSQLEFTSVHNENGNLVLNWTGPTRLWQIIQRAASLAGPWNDIYTNAPPTPITNVFVVPGPIASPAYFRVNARP from the coding sequence ATGCCTGTCGAACTCCTAACTGACGCCGGCCAGTGCGCGCCGGCGTGCTACCCGCAACGCGTGGGCGCCATGGCCACGCAGCGCGCGGCGCCGCCCGTTCGTAAATTCTCGCGACACCAGTTCTGGTTGATCCGGTTGGCGCTCATCGGTTTGTTCGCATGGGATCCGGCGTTGGGCCTCGCGCAGTCCAGCAGACCGGGTATGGGTTCAATTCCCTACGCTGATGCGGCGGGGACTGGCGTCACGTTTCGGGTCTGGGCACCACACGCCGCATCCGTAAACGTGCCGGGCACTTTTAATGGCTGGAGCACGACTGCGAATCCGCTGGTGCAAGAAGGCTTGTCAGGGCTCTGGTCCGCGGACATTCCCGCCGCGAGAGCCGGTCACGAATACAAATACTTCATCAATGGAAGCTATTGGTGGAAGGATCCGCGTAGCCGCAAGGTGACTTACAGCGGCTACGATTCCCCCGGCGCCAACTCGATCATCTACGATCCTGGTGCGTTCGATTGGATGGGCGATGCGCGTCTCGCCGTCAACGCGCCCAATTTGGTCATCTACGAGATGCATGTCGGGACATTCCATGATCCGACCCCTGCCTCCGGCGGGCCGGGCAAGTTTATGGATGCGATTGCGAAACTCGATCACTTGTCAGCGCTCGGTGTGAATGCGGTCGAGTTGCTGCCGATTGCGGAATTTCCCGGCGACAACAGTTGGGGATACAATCCGGCGGACCTCTATGCCGTTGAAAATAGCGGCTACGGCGGGCCGGACGGGTTGAAGTCATTCGTGCGCGCCGCGCACGGGCGCGGCATTCGCGTTCTGTTGGATGTGGTCCACAACCATTGGGGCCCGACGGATTTCGAGCTGTTTGGTTTCGACACGGGATCAGCGAACCGCTTCTACGTTTATACCAACTCAGGCATCTGCTGCACAGCGTGGGGCAACCGTCCCAATTATGCCAACGAAGGAGTTCGGTCGTTCATCATTGATAACATCCGCATGTGGCAGGACGAGTATCACGTGGATGGCTTCCGCTGGGATGCGGTGGGCGCGATGCGACATTACGATCCGGGTTATGTGTCCATTCCCGAAGCGGACACGCTGATCCAATACATCAACTCGGCCGTCATTGACAGCAACTCCATCAGCATTGCCGAAGACGACTCGTCTGGCATGGATTTTGACGCGCAGTGGAACACAGGTTTCGGGGACACGTTGATCGCTCAAGTGACCAAAACGAGCGACGCGGACAGGGACATGAATGTGTTGTCGGCCGTGATGAGCGGGGCTGGTTTTGCGCGGGTGCTCTATTCTGAGAGTCACGATTTGGTCGGCGACCTCAACGGTCCGGCGAATCAGCGTTTGCCCAAGCGAATCGATCCAGCGACACCCGACAGCTATTGGGCGCGCAAACGTTCCATGCTGGCGGCGGCAACGGTGCTGACGACACCTGGTATTCCCATGTTGTTCATGGGGCAGGAATTGTTGGAGGTGAACCAATTTGGAACCGGGAACCCGCTCCAATGGTCGCGCACCAACACGTATGCGGGAGTGCTGGAATTTTATCGCGACCTGATTCAACTTCGGCGCAACCTGGACGGCGTCAGCCTTGGCCTGACCGGGCCGAACCTGACCTGGCACGTGGTCCGCGATGACACAACATACAAACTGCTCGCCTTCCATCGCTGGGGCGCCGGCCCGAATGACCAGGTGATGGTCGTGCTCAACTTTGCCAACACCGTAATCCCGAGTTATTGGATTTCCGGCTGGCCGGCCGACGGGGTGTGGTACGCCAATCTCAATTCTGATTCGACCCGGTACGGTTCTGACTTTGGCAACCTGGGCAGCGCCCGCGTCACGGTGTCCGGTGGCAGCGGTGAAATCGCCATCGGCCCGTACAGCGTCTTGATCCTGTCACGACAGGACCTGGCCGCCGCGGTGAACTCACAACTCGAGTTCACCAGCGTGCACAATGAAAATGGAAACCTGGTTCTGAACTGGACCGGTCCGACCCGCCTTTGGCAGATTATCCAACGCGCGGCGAGCCTTGCGGGACCGTGGAATGATATTTACACCAATGCACCGCCGACGCCGATCACCAACGTGTTCGTCGTGCCCGGTCCGATAGCCTCACCGGCTTACTTCAGAGTCAACGCGCGTCCGTGA